In Primulina huaijiensis isolate GDHJ02 chromosome 6, ASM1229523v2, whole genome shotgun sequence, a single window of DNA contains:
- the LOC140978938 gene encoding pentatricopeptide repeat-containing protein At3g63370, chloroplastic isoform X2: MASLIQLVDLNSVAVSTTPFVHKNTWRNSTLRIHTTPIKTTSLQEALLSLSNILVSSSQKNCLDKAYSSVLDLCASQKSLSHGKQIHAHVLKCNNVRDLPFLDTKLVLMYGKCGNLQEAEVLFDEMLERSIFTYNAMLGAYVLNGESQAAIELYAEMRFLQIPLDAHTCCSVLKACAGFKDIYCGREIHGFGVKFGISCNDIFVNALASMYTKCNDLNAVVLLFKRMTGRGAELWNIMISAYSMNGMSREALRLFWEMQNVGVTPSTYTFVAALQACQDSLLGMQMHAIVLKSHIFADCYVANALVVMYSKFSRIDEAIRVFTEMPERDSVSWNAMLSCYVQNGLYDEALKFFHEIVSSGQRLDQVSAISVLSACGRSGNLLNGMEVHAYVLKNGMEFDLQVANTVIDMYAKCSKTNFMYYSFRRISHKDPISWTTIMTGYIQNYCYEKALQLFKEVQVEGVDIDKMMLESVLLACHWLHCILTVKEIHGYIVRRDFSDVIIQNTLVDVYGDCGKLDYARHIFGQIEVKNVVSWTSMITSFLDNGLACEALQLFFNMVRDDVELDSIAISTILSAAAYLSALRKGKEIHGYLLRKYFHTEDLIASSLVDMYASCGDIDSSYAVFKSVKHRDLVIWTSMINAYGQHGHGMMATNLYRMMEAKNLYPDHIAFLALLHACSHSALVEEGKMFFQLMQNEYKLDPWPEHYACLVDLLGRANFLEEAFDLVKGMRPEPTAAVWCALLGACRIHSNIEIGEIASEKLLEMDPDNPGNYVLVSNLYAAAERWDDVEKVRMKMKVRGLKKDPACSWIEVGNKVHNFISRDRSHPNSDEIYKKLSQITDKLKRDGGYDPETKHVLHNVEEEEKVKMLYSHSERLAIAYGLLVTPKEKPIRVTKNLRVCGDCHSFTKFVSKFCERDIIVRDANRFHSFKDGEAQSVSSICYFLNNEMKVCSIT, encoded by the exons ATGGCTTCCTTAATCCAGCTCGTAGACCTCAACTCTGTTGCTGTCTCAACAACACCGTTCGTTCACAAGAATACTTGGCGGAATTCAACTCTTAGAATTCACACGACGCCAATAAAAACAACCAGTCTACAAGAAGCCCTTTTGTCACTCTCCAACATTTTGGTTTCGAGCAGTCAGAAAAATTGCTTGGATAAAGCTTACTCATCAGTTCTTGATCTTTGTGCTAGCCAAAAGTCCCTATCACATGGCAAACAAATACATGCCCACGTTTTAAAATGCAACAATGTGCGTGATTTGCCATTCTTGGATACCAAACTTGTGCTTATGTATGGCAAGTGTGGCAACTTACAGGAGGCCGAAGTGCTGTTTGACGAAATGCTAGAAAGGAGTATTTTCACTTACAATGCAATGCTTGGTGCATATGTTTTGAATGGGGAGTCTCAGGCAGCAATTGAACTTTATGCAGAAATGAGATTCTTGCAAATTCCCTTAGACGCCCATACTTGTTGCAGTGTCTTAAAGGCTTGTGCTGGATTTAAAGATATTTACTGTGGAAGGGAAATTCATGGATTTGGCGTGAAGTTTGGGATTTCTTGTAATGATATTTTTGTGAATGCACTCGCGAGCATGTACACGAAGTGCAATGATCTAAACGCGGTGGTGTTGTTATTTAAGAGAATGACAGGAAGAGGAGCTGAGTTGTGGAATATAATGATTTCAGCATATTCTATGAATGGGATGAGCAGAGAAGCATTAAGGCTGTTTTGGGAAATGCAAAATGTTGGTGTCACCCCTAGCACATATACTTTTGTGGCTGCTCTTCAAGCCTGTCAGGATTCATTGCTTGGGATGCAAATGCACGCTATCGTTCTGAAATCTCACATTTTTGCTGATTGTTATGTCGCAAATGCCTTGGTTGTCATGTACTCAAAGTTCTCTAGAATTGATGAAGCTATTAGAGTATTCACTGAAATGCCTGAGAGAGATAGTGTTTCTTGGAATGCCATGTTATCTTGTTATGTTCAAAATGGCCTCTATGACGAAGCACTCAAATTCTTTCATGAGATCGTGAGTTCTGGTCAGCGCCTGGACCAGGTATCAGCAATCAGTGTTCTTTCAGCCTGTGGCAGGTCAGGGAATCTGTTGAATGGAATGGAAGTTCATGCTTATGTTCTGAAAAATGGGATGGAGTTTGATCTTCAAGTAGCCAACACAGTAATTGACATGTATGCGAAGTGTTCTAAAacaaatttcatgtattattctTTTCGGAGAATTTCCCACAAAGACCCCATTTCTTGGACGACAATCATGACCGGTTATATTCAAAATTATTGTTATGAAAAGGCCTTGCAGTTATTCAAGGAAGTGCAGGTGGAGGGTGTTGATATTGATAAGATGATGCTTGAAAGTGTTCTCCTAGCTTGTCACTGGTTACACTGCATTCTAACTGTGAAAGAGATCCATGGTTACATAGTGAGAAGAGATTTTTCAGATGTTATCATACAAAACACGTTGGTTGATGTGTATGGGGATTGTGGAAAATTAGATTATGCAAGACACATATTTGGGCAAATTGAAGTTAAAAACGTTGTATCCTGGACAAGCATGATAACTTCTTTTTTAGATAACGGACTTGCATGTGAGGCTCTTCAACTTTTCTTCAACATGGTCAGGGATGATGTTGAACTGGATTCTATTGCAATCTCGACCATTCTCTCGGCAGCTGCTTATTTATCTGCCCTGAGGAAGGGTAAAGAGATTCATGGATATTTGCTGAGGAAGTACTTTCATACAGAGGATTTGATTGCTAGCTCACTTGTGGATATGTATGCTAGCTGTGGGGATATTGATAGCTCCTATGCTGTTTTCAAATCTGTAAAACATAGAGATTTAGTCATATGGACAAGTATGATTAACGCATATGGACAGCATGGCCATGGTATGATGGCTACAAATTTATATAGAATGATGGAGGCCAAGAACCTTTACCCTGATCATATAGCATTTTTGGCACTGCTTCATGCATGCAGTCATTCAGCATTAGTAGAagaaggaaaaatgttttttcaactTATGCAAAACGAATATAAATTGGATCCATGGCCTGAACACTATGCCTGTCTGGTTGATCTTCTAGGTCGCGCAAATTTTTTGGAAGAGGCATTTGATTTAGTGAAAGGCATGAGACCAGAGCCTACAGCTGCTGTCTGGTGTGCTCTTCTTGGTGCCTGCAGAATTCATTCTAATATTGAGATAGGGGAGATAGCTTCAGAGAAGCTTCTTGAAATGGATCCGGATAATCCGGGAAATTATGTGCTTGTATCTAACTTATATGCAGCTGCAGAGAGATGGGATGATGTGGAGAAAGTGAGGATGAAAATGAAAGTGAGGGGGCTGAAAAAAGACCCTGCTTGTAGTTGGATAGAGGTTGGAAATAAGGTTCATAACTTTATTTCTAGGGATAGGTCTCATCCAAATTCTgatgaaatatacaaaaagcTCTCTCAGATAACTGATAAATTGAAGAGGGATGGAGGGTATGACCCTGAAACAAAGCACGTGCTACACAATGTGGAGGAGGAAGAGAAAGTAAAGATGCTTTATAGTCATAGTGAAAGGCTTGCTATTGCGTATGGTTTACTTGTTACTCCAAAAGAAAAGCCAATACGGGTCACGAAGAATCTCAGGGTGTGCGGTGATTGCCATTCTTTTACTAagtttgtttcaaaattttgtgAAAGGGATATCATTGTTAGAGATGCAAACAGGTTTCACAGTTTTAAAGATGGG GAAGCCCAGAGTGTTTCTTCAATTTGTTATTTCTTAAACAATGAGATGAAAGTATGCTCTATAACTTGA
- the LOC140978938 gene encoding pentatricopeptide repeat-containing protein At3g63370, chloroplastic isoform X6 yields the protein MASLIQLVDLNSVAVSTTPFVHKNTWRNSTLRIHTTPIKTTSLQEALLSLSNILVSSSQKNCLDKAYSSVLDLCASQKSLSHGKQIHAHVLKCNNVRDLPFLDTKLVLMYGKCGNLQEAEVLFDEMLERSIFTYNAMLGAYVLNGESQAAIELYAEMRFLQIPLDAHTCCSVLKACAGFKDIYCGREIHGFGVKFGISCNDIFVNALASMYTKCNDLNAVVLLFKRMTGRGAELWNIMISAYSMNGMSREALRLFWEMQNVGVTPSTYTFVAALQACQDSLLGMQMHAIVLKSHIFADCYVANALVVMYSKFSRIDEAIRVFTEMPERDSVSWNAMLSCYVQNGLYDEALKFFHEIVSSGQRLDQVSAISVLSACGRSGNLLNGMEVHAYVLKNGMEFDLQVANTVIDMYAKCSKTNFMYYSFRRISHKDPISWTTIMTGYIQNYCYEKALQLFKEVQVEGVDIDKMMLESVLLACHWLHCILTVKEIHGYIVRRDFSDVIIQNTLVDVYGDCGKLDYARHIFGQIEVKNVVSWTSMITSFLDNGLACEALQLFFNMVRDDVELDSIAISTILSAAAYLSALRKGKEIHGYLLRKYFHTEDLIASSLVDMYASCGDIDSSYAVFKSVKHRDLVIWTSMINAYGQHGHGMMATNLYRMMEAKNLYPDHIAFLALLHACSHSALVEEGKMFFQLMQNEYKLDPWPEHYACLVDLLGRANFLEEAFDLVKGMRPEPTAAVWCALLGACRIHSNIEIGEIASEKLLEMDPDNPGNYVLVSNLYAAAERWDDVEKVRMKMKVRGLKKDPACSWIEVGNKVHNFISRDRSHPNSDEIYKKLSQITDKLKRDGGYDPETKHVLHNVEEEEKVKMLYSHSERLAIAYGLLVTPKEKPIRVTKNLRVCGSPECFFNLLFLKQ from the exons ATGGCTTCCTTAATCCAGCTCGTAGACCTCAACTCTGTTGCTGTCTCAACAACACCGTTCGTTCACAAGAATACTTGGCGGAATTCAACTCTTAGAATTCACACGACGCCAATAAAAACAACCAGTCTACAAGAAGCCCTTTTGTCACTCTCCAACATTTTGGTTTCGAGCAGTCAGAAAAATTGCTTGGATAAAGCTTACTCATCAGTTCTTGATCTTTGTGCTAGCCAAAAGTCCCTATCACATGGCAAACAAATACATGCCCACGTTTTAAAATGCAACAATGTGCGTGATTTGCCATTCTTGGATACCAAACTTGTGCTTATGTATGGCAAGTGTGGCAACTTACAGGAGGCCGAAGTGCTGTTTGACGAAATGCTAGAAAGGAGTATTTTCACTTACAATGCAATGCTTGGTGCATATGTTTTGAATGGGGAGTCTCAGGCAGCAATTGAACTTTATGCAGAAATGAGATTCTTGCAAATTCCCTTAGACGCCCATACTTGTTGCAGTGTCTTAAAGGCTTGTGCTGGATTTAAAGATATTTACTGTGGAAGGGAAATTCATGGATTTGGCGTGAAGTTTGGGATTTCTTGTAATGATATTTTTGTGAATGCACTCGCGAGCATGTACACGAAGTGCAATGATCTAAACGCGGTGGTGTTGTTATTTAAGAGAATGACAGGAAGAGGAGCTGAGTTGTGGAATATAATGATTTCAGCATATTCTATGAATGGGATGAGCAGAGAAGCATTAAGGCTGTTTTGGGAAATGCAAAATGTTGGTGTCACCCCTAGCACATATACTTTTGTGGCTGCTCTTCAAGCCTGTCAGGATTCATTGCTTGGGATGCAAATGCACGCTATCGTTCTGAAATCTCACATTTTTGCTGATTGTTATGTCGCAAATGCCTTGGTTGTCATGTACTCAAAGTTCTCTAGAATTGATGAAGCTATTAGAGTATTCACTGAAATGCCTGAGAGAGATAGTGTTTCTTGGAATGCCATGTTATCTTGTTATGTTCAAAATGGCCTCTATGACGAAGCACTCAAATTCTTTCATGAGATCGTGAGTTCTGGTCAGCGCCTGGACCAGGTATCAGCAATCAGTGTTCTTTCAGCCTGTGGCAGGTCAGGGAATCTGTTGAATGGAATGGAAGTTCATGCTTATGTTCTGAAAAATGGGATGGAGTTTGATCTTCAAGTAGCCAACACAGTAATTGACATGTATGCGAAGTGTTCTAAAacaaatttcatgtattattctTTTCGGAGAATTTCCCACAAAGACCCCATTTCTTGGACGACAATCATGACCGGTTATATTCAAAATTATTGTTATGAAAAGGCCTTGCAGTTATTCAAGGAAGTGCAGGTGGAGGGTGTTGATATTGATAAGATGATGCTTGAAAGTGTTCTCCTAGCTTGTCACTGGTTACACTGCATTCTAACTGTGAAAGAGATCCATGGTTACATAGTGAGAAGAGATTTTTCAGATGTTATCATACAAAACACGTTGGTTGATGTGTATGGGGATTGTGGAAAATTAGATTATGCAAGACACATATTTGGGCAAATTGAAGTTAAAAACGTTGTATCCTGGACAAGCATGATAACTTCTTTTTTAGATAACGGACTTGCATGTGAGGCTCTTCAACTTTTCTTCAACATGGTCAGGGATGATGTTGAACTGGATTCTATTGCAATCTCGACCATTCTCTCGGCAGCTGCTTATTTATCTGCCCTGAGGAAGGGTAAAGAGATTCATGGATATTTGCTGAGGAAGTACTTTCATACAGAGGATTTGATTGCTAGCTCACTTGTGGATATGTATGCTAGCTGTGGGGATATTGATAGCTCCTATGCTGTTTTCAAATCTGTAAAACATAGAGATTTAGTCATATGGACAAGTATGATTAACGCATATGGACAGCATGGCCATGGTATGATGGCTACAAATTTATATAGAATGATGGAGGCCAAGAACCTTTACCCTGATCATATAGCATTTTTGGCACTGCTTCATGCATGCAGTCATTCAGCATTAGTAGAagaaggaaaaatgttttttcaactTATGCAAAACGAATATAAATTGGATCCATGGCCTGAACACTATGCCTGTCTGGTTGATCTTCTAGGTCGCGCAAATTTTTTGGAAGAGGCATTTGATTTAGTGAAAGGCATGAGACCAGAGCCTACAGCTGCTGTCTGGTGTGCTCTTCTTGGTGCCTGCAGAATTCATTCTAATATTGAGATAGGGGAGATAGCTTCAGAGAAGCTTCTTGAAATGGATCCGGATAATCCGGGAAATTATGTGCTTGTATCTAACTTATATGCAGCTGCAGAGAGATGGGATGATGTGGAGAAAGTGAGGATGAAAATGAAAGTGAGGGGGCTGAAAAAAGACCCTGCTTGTAGTTGGATAGAGGTTGGAAATAAGGTTCATAACTTTATTTCTAGGGATAGGTCTCATCCAAATTCTgatgaaatatacaaaaagcTCTCTCAGATAACTGATAAATTGAAGAGGGATGGAGGGTATGACCCTGAAACAAAGCACGTGCTACACAATGTGGAGGAGGAAGAGAAAGTAAAGATGCTTTATAGTCATAGTGAAAGGCTTGCTATTGCGTATGGTTTACTTGTTACTCCAAAAGAAAAGCCAATACGGGTCACGAAGAATCTCAGGGTGTGCG GAAGCCCAGAGTGTTTCTTCAATTTGTTATTTCTTAAACAATGA
- the LOC140978938 gene encoding pentatricopeptide repeat-containing protein At3g63370, chloroplastic isoform X7 codes for MASLIQLVDLNSVAVSTTPFVHKNTWRNSTLRIHTTPIKTTSLQEALLSLSNILVSSSQKNCLDKAYSSVLDLCASQKSLSHGKQIHAHVLKCNNVRDLPFLDTKLVLMYGKCGNLQEAEVLFDEMLERSIFTYNAMLGAYVLNGESQAAIELYAEMRFLQIPLDAHTCCSVLKACAGFKDIYCGREIHGFGVKFGISCNDIFVNALASMYTKCNDLNAVVLLFKRMTGRGAELWNIMISAYSMNGMSREALRLFWEMQNVGVTPSTYTFVAALQACQDSLLGMQMHAIVLKSHIFADCYVANALVVMYSKFSRIDEAIRVFTEMPERDSVSWNAMLSCYVQNGLYDEALKFFHEIVSSGQRLDQVSAISVLSACGRSGNLLNGMEVHAYVLKNGMEFDLQVANTVIDMYAKCSKTNFMYYSFRRISHKDPISWTTIMTGYIQNYCYEKALQLFKEVQVEGVDIDKMMLESVLLACHWLHCILTVKEIHGYIVRRDFSDVIIQNTLVDVYGDCGKLDYARHIFGQIEVKNVVSWTSMITSFLDNGLACEALQLFFNMVRDDVELDSIAISTILSAAAYLSALRKGKEIHGYLLRKYFHTEDLIASSLVDMYASCGDIDSSYAVFKSVKHRDLVIWTSMINAYGQHGHGMMATNLYRMMEAKNLYPDHIAFLALLHACSHSALVEEGKMFFQLMQNEYKLDPWPEHYACLVDLLGRANFLEEAFDLVKGMRPEPTAAVWCALLGACRIHSNIEIGEIASEKLLEMDPDNPGNYVLVSNLYAAAERWDDVEKVRMKMKVRGLKKDPACSWIEVGNKVHNFISRDRSHPNSDEIYKKLSQITDKLKRDGGYDPETKHVLHNVEEEEKVKMLYSHSERLAIAYGLLVTPKEKPIRVTKNLREVHKNMERLGIL; via the exons ATGGCTTCCTTAATCCAGCTCGTAGACCTCAACTCTGTTGCTGTCTCAACAACACCGTTCGTTCACAAGAATACTTGGCGGAATTCAACTCTTAGAATTCACACGACGCCAATAAAAACAACCAGTCTACAAGAAGCCCTTTTGTCACTCTCCAACATTTTGGTTTCGAGCAGTCAGAAAAATTGCTTGGATAAAGCTTACTCATCAGTTCTTGATCTTTGTGCTAGCCAAAAGTCCCTATCACATGGCAAACAAATACATGCCCACGTTTTAAAATGCAACAATGTGCGTGATTTGCCATTCTTGGATACCAAACTTGTGCTTATGTATGGCAAGTGTGGCAACTTACAGGAGGCCGAAGTGCTGTTTGACGAAATGCTAGAAAGGAGTATTTTCACTTACAATGCAATGCTTGGTGCATATGTTTTGAATGGGGAGTCTCAGGCAGCAATTGAACTTTATGCAGAAATGAGATTCTTGCAAATTCCCTTAGACGCCCATACTTGTTGCAGTGTCTTAAAGGCTTGTGCTGGATTTAAAGATATTTACTGTGGAAGGGAAATTCATGGATTTGGCGTGAAGTTTGGGATTTCTTGTAATGATATTTTTGTGAATGCACTCGCGAGCATGTACACGAAGTGCAATGATCTAAACGCGGTGGTGTTGTTATTTAAGAGAATGACAGGAAGAGGAGCTGAGTTGTGGAATATAATGATTTCAGCATATTCTATGAATGGGATGAGCAGAGAAGCATTAAGGCTGTTTTGGGAAATGCAAAATGTTGGTGTCACCCCTAGCACATATACTTTTGTGGCTGCTCTTCAAGCCTGTCAGGATTCATTGCTTGGGATGCAAATGCACGCTATCGTTCTGAAATCTCACATTTTTGCTGATTGTTATGTCGCAAATGCCTTGGTTGTCATGTACTCAAAGTTCTCTAGAATTGATGAAGCTATTAGAGTATTCACTGAAATGCCTGAGAGAGATAGTGTTTCTTGGAATGCCATGTTATCTTGTTATGTTCAAAATGGCCTCTATGACGAAGCACTCAAATTCTTTCATGAGATCGTGAGTTCTGGTCAGCGCCTGGACCAGGTATCAGCAATCAGTGTTCTTTCAGCCTGTGGCAGGTCAGGGAATCTGTTGAATGGAATGGAAGTTCATGCTTATGTTCTGAAAAATGGGATGGAGTTTGATCTTCAAGTAGCCAACACAGTAATTGACATGTATGCGAAGTGTTCTAAAacaaatttcatgtattattctTTTCGGAGAATTTCCCACAAAGACCCCATTTCTTGGACGACAATCATGACCGGTTATATTCAAAATTATTGTTATGAAAAGGCCTTGCAGTTATTCAAGGAAGTGCAGGTGGAGGGTGTTGATATTGATAAGATGATGCTTGAAAGTGTTCTCCTAGCTTGTCACTGGTTACACTGCATTCTAACTGTGAAAGAGATCCATGGTTACATAGTGAGAAGAGATTTTTCAGATGTTATCATACAAAACACGTTGGTTGATGTGTATGGGGATTGTGGAAAATTAGATTATGCAAGACACATATTTGGGCAAATTGAAGTTAAAAACGTTGTATCCTGGACAAGCATGATAACTTCTTTTTTAGATAACGGACTTGCATGTGAGGCTCTTCAACTTTTCTTCAACATGGTCAGGGATGATGTTGAACTGGATTCTATTGCAATCTCGACCATTCTCTCGGCAGCTGCTTATTTATCTGCCCTGAGGAAGGGTAAAGAGATTCATGGATATTTGCTGAGGAAGTACTTTCATACAGAGGATTTGATTGCTAGCTCACTTGTGGATATGTATGCTAGCTGTGGGGATATTGATAGCTCCTATGCTGTTTTCAAATCTGTAAAACATAGAGATTTAGTCATATGGACAAGTATGATTAACGCATATGGACAGCATGGCCATGGTATGATGGCTACAAATTTATATAGAATGATGGAGGCCAAGAACCTTTACCCTGATCATATAGCATTTTTGGCACTGCTTCATGCATGCAGTCATTCAGCATTAGTAGAagaaggaaaaatgttttttcaactTATGCAAAACGAATATAAATTGGATCCATGGCCTGAACACTATGCCTGTCTGGTTGATCTTCTAGGTCGCGCAAATTTTTTGGAAGAGGCATTTGATTTAGTGAAAGGCATGAGACCAGAGCCTACAGCTGCTGTCTGGTGTGCTCTTCTTGGTGCCTGCAGAATTCATTCTAATATTGAGATAGGGGAGATAGCTTCAGAGAAGCTTCTTGAAATGGATCCGGATAATCCGGGAAATTATGTGCTTGTATCTAACTTATATGCAGCTGCAGAGAGATGGGATGATGTGGAGAAAGTGAGGATGAAAATGAAAGTGAGGGGGCTGAAAAAAGACCCTGCTTGTAGTTGGATAGAGGTTGGAAATAAGGTTCATAACTTTATTTCTAGGGATAGGTCTCATCCAAATTCTgatgaaatatacaaaaagcTCTCTCAGATAACTGATAAATTGAAGAGGGATGGAGGGTATGACCCTGAAACAAAGCACGTGCTACACAATGTGGAGGAGGAAGAGAAAGTAAAGATGCTTTATAGTCATAGTGAAAGGCTTGCTATTGCGTATGGTTTACTTGTTACTCCAAAAGAAAAGCCAATACGGGTCACGAAGAATCTCAGG GAAGTGCATAAAAATATGGAGCGGCTTGGAATTCTCTAA